One stretch of Planococcus sp. PAMC 21323 DNA includes these proteins:
- a CDS encoding G5 and 3D domain-containing protein: MTNQTNSTNSTKSFKGKSLAVTIATVLLFAAVLTFAIYEGTKNTVTVTANGEQEQVRTHAETVGAFLEEQDIKPGEHDFVSHSTETPINEDMKLEWDAAEQYAVTVDGEATSAWTTKNTVSEILATANIELTKHDKVTPALDEQVNEDTKISVEKAYEVTIQDGLEEKKVWSTSTTVADFLKENKITLGKLDRVESEMDELVLPNSEVKVVRVEKLTDVVEDSVKYAVETKKDDTLLKGSEKVVQKGQNGLVEKTYEIVKENGKEVKRDLKNEKVVKAPTKQVTAVGTKTVVASVSRGTQKATVKTATKEKAAVTTTQATPKAAPKTASKEQPKATPVKAEPAAAEPTGGKEFYVSATAYTASCTGCSGITATGINLKTNPGLKVIAVDPSVIPLGSKVWVEGYGNAIAGDTGGAIKGNKIDLFMANKSDALSFGRKQVKVRILN, from the coding sequence TTGACAAATCAAACAAATAGTACCAATTCGACAAAGTCATTTAAAGGTAAATCGTTGGCGGTAACAATTGCTACGGTATTGTTGTTCGCAGCGGTTTTAACTTTTGCTATATACGAAGGAACAAAAAACACAGTTACGGTAACGGCTAATGGGGAACAAGAGCAGGTAAGAACGCATGCAGAAACAGTAGGTGCTTTTTTAGAAGAACAAGACATCAAACCTGGAGAACATGATTTTGTGAGCCATTCAACGGAAACACCGATTAACGAAGATATGAAATTAGAGTGGGATGCTGCAGAACAATACGCAGTAACAGTTGATGGCGAAGCAACTTCAGCTTGGACCACTAAAAATACGGTATCAGAAATTCTGGCAACAGCGAATATTGAACTAACGAAACATGATAAAGTAACACCAGCATTAGATGAACAAGTAAATGAGGACACAAAAATCTCAGTTGAAAAAGCATATGAAGTGACGATTCAAGACGGTCTTGAAGAAAAGAAAGTATGGTCTACTTCAACAACAGTTGCTGATTTCTTAAAAGAAAACAAAATCACTTTAGGTAAACTAGATCGCGTTGAAAGTGAAATGGACGAATTGGTTTTACCGAATTCTGAAGTCAAAGTAGTACGTGTTGAAAAGCTTACTGATGTCGTTGAGGATTCTGTAAAGTATGCAGTTGAAACTAAAAAAGACGACACACTTCTTAAAGGTAGTGAAAAAGTAGTTCAAAAAGGTCAAAATGGTTTAGTTGAAAAAACATACGAAATTGTAAAAGAAAATGGTAAAGAAGTAAAACGAGATCTTAAAAATGAAAAAGTTGTTAAAGCACCAACAAAACAAGTAACAGCAGTTGGTACAAAAACGGTTGTAGCTAGTGTATCTCGTGGTACTCAAAAAGCGACTGTTAAAACTGCTACAAAAGAGAAAGCAGCAGTAACAACTACTCAAGCAACACCAAAAGCAGCACCAAAGACAGCATCGAAAGAGCAACCAAAAGCAACACCAGTTAAAGCGGAACCTGCAGCAGCGGAACCAACTGGTGGAAAAGAATTTTATGTATCGGCAACAGCATACACAGCAAGCTGCACAGGCTGTTCAGGAATTACTGCTACAGGCATTAACTTGAAAACAAACCCGGGTCTTAAAGTAATTGCAGTAGATCCTAGCGTTATTCCATTAGGCTCTAAAGTATGGGTTGAAGGATATGGTAATGCGATTGCAGGCGATACAGGTGGAGCAATCAAAGGAAATAAAATTGATTTATTCATGGCGAACAAATCAGATGCTTTGTCATTTGGACGGAAACAAGTGAAAGTTAGAATCTTAAACTAA
- the rnmV gene encoding ribonuclease M5: protein MKITEIIVVEGKDDTVAIKRAVHADTIETNGSAINTETLARIAHAQEKRGVIVFTDPDYPGRRIRAIIEEHVPQAKHAFLAKEKTIAKNGKGLGIEHARDEDIREALKAVYTPLEQDRAVEITMEDLIDAGLVAHPQAKQRRIAIGNALQIGYTNGKQLQKRLYMFGISRDLFIKAVQALTQEEN from the coding sequence ATGAAGATAACTGAAATTATTGTAGTTGAAGGAAAAGACGATACAGTAGCTATTAAACGCGCAGTCCACGCAGACACCATTGAAACAAACGGTTCAGCTATTAATACAGAAACGCTCGCGCGAATCGCTCATGCACAAGAAAAGCGGGGAGTCATTGTTTTTACGGATCCGGATTATCCTGGAAGACGCATCCGTGCTATTATTGAAGAACATGTGCCACAGGCAAAACATGCATTTCTAGCAAAAGAAAAGACAATTGCTAAAAATGGCAAAGGGCTTGGGATAGAACATGCTCGCGATGAAGACATTCGCGAAGCGCTAAAAGCGGTGTATACACCGTTAGAGCAAGATCGTGCTGTTGAGATTACGATGGAAGACTTAATAGATGCTGGCCTTGTTGCCCACCCACAAGCGAAACAGCGACGCATTGCAATTGGTAACGCATTGCAAATTGGCTACACCAACGGCAAGCAATTACAAAAGCGACTCTACATGTTCGGCATTTCGAGAGACCTGTTTATCAAAGCAGTACAAGCGTTAACTCAGGAGGAAAATTAA
- the rsmA gene encoding 16S rRNA (adenine(1518)-N(6)/adenine(1519)-N(6))-dimethyltransferase RsmA, with protein sequence MTKDIATPIRTQQIMTKYNLKVKKSLGQNFLIDPNILRKIVGQANLTKKSAAIEIGPGIGALTEHLAREAGKVLAFEIDQRLLPVLADTLSPYDNISIVHADILKTNVQEAIDRELADYDDIVVVANLPYYVTTPIILKLLLEKLPIRSMVVMLQKEVAERITAKPGTKAYGSLSIAIQYYTQAEMALTVPKSVFLPQPNVDSAVIRMTKREVPEVVVIDEDFFFTVTRGSFVQRRKTILNNLQVAMPSGKEKKDLILKALEEAEIDPTRRGETLTIKEFGLLSDKLYAYFQ encoded by the coding sequence ATGACTAAAGATATTGCAACACCTATTCGTACGCAACAAATCATGACGAAATATAATTTAAAAGTAAAGAAAAGCTTAGGACAAAACTTTTTAATCGATCCGAATATTTTGCGCAAAATTGTTGGGCAAGCCAACTTGACAAAAAAATCGGCAGCAATAGAAATTGGTCCTGGTATCGGCGCACTAACTGAACACTTGGCAAGAGAAGCGGGGAAAGTGCTAGCTTTTGAAATCGATCAGCGTTTATTGCCAGTCTTAGCAGACACTTTATCTCCGTATGACAATATTTCGATTGTTCATGCTGATATTTTAAAAACAAATGTACAAGAGGCGATTGATCGTGAATTAGCAGACTATGATGATATTGTCGTAGTGGCAAATCTACCTTATTACGTGACAACTCCGATTATCTTGAAGTTATTGCTTGAAAAGCTGCCAATTCGTAGCATGGTCGTTATGCTGCAAAAAGAGGTAGCTGAGCGTATTACAGCTAAACCTGGAACAAAAGCCTACGGATCGTTATCAATCGCTATTCAGTACTACACACAGGCTGAAATGGCGTTAACTGTTCCAAAATCCGTATTCTTACCTCAACCCAATGTAGATTCTGCGGTTATTCGTATGACAAAGCGTGAAGTGCCGGAAGTTGTAGTAATTGACGAAGACTTTTTCTTTACAGTTACAAGAGGATCGTTCGTTCAACGAAGAAAAACTATATTAAACAACCTTCAAGTGGCAATGCCTTCAGGAAAAGAGAAAAAAGATCTCATTTTAAAAGCGCTAGAAGAAGCTGAAATTGATCCAACAAGACGTGGCGAAACATTAACCATCAAAGAATTTGGTTTATTATCGGATAAATTGTACGCATATTTCCAGTAA
- the veg gene encoding biofilm formation stimulator Veg — translation MPKTLADIKKSLDLHLGKRLLLKANGGRKKTVERAGILRETYHSVFVIELDQEEHAFERVSYSYADILTEAVEITVYEGTEDALVVK, via the coding sequence ATGCCCAAAACTTTGGCGGATATTAAAAAGTCGTTAGACCTACATTTAGGAAAACGATTGCTTTTGAAGGCAAACGGAGGTCGCAAGAAAACGGTTGAACGTGCCGGAATCCTGCGCGAAACATATCACTCCGTGTTCGTGATTGAGTTAGATCAAGAAGAGCATGCATTTGAACGCGTGTCTTACAGCTACGCAGACATCTTAACTGAAGCAGTAGAAATTACTGTGTACGAAGGAACTGAAGATGCACTTGTTGTGAAATAA
- the ispE gene encoding 4-(cytidine 5'-diphospho)-2-C-methyl-D-erythritol kinase, which translates to MLYVKAPAKINLTLDVLHKRPDNYHEIEMIMTTVDLSDRIGLMGTAKGIHIQSADRFVPNDSRNLAYQAAQLIKDTFNIKTGVIISLDKKIPVAAGLAGGSSDAAATLKGLNKLWQLNLSLDELAELGAKIGSDVSFCVYGGTALAKGRGEIIQQLPTPPNCWVILAKPTIGVSTADVYGAFDVTTAQHPNTQAMIQALEDGDYDAMCANLGNALESVTLKLYPEVEQIKEQMKKFGADAVLMSGSGPTVFGLVYQEARIPRIYNGLRGFCSEVYAVRLIGEREPLA; encoded by the coding sequence ATGCTCTACGTGAAAGCGCCTGCCAAGATTAACTTAACATTAGATGTTTTACATAAACGTCCAGATAACTATCATGAGATTGAAATGATTATGACCACGGTGGATTTGTCGGATCGCATAGGCTTGATGGGGACGGCAAAAGGCATACATATTCAGTCTGCAGATCGCTTCGTGCCAAATGATTCCCGCAACCTTGCTTATCAGGCAGCACAACTGATTAAAGATACATTTAATATTAAAACCGGTGTTATCATTTCGTTGGATAAAAAAATTCCGGTTGCCGCAGGTTTAGCCGGAGGAAGTAGCGATGCTGCTGCTACATTAAAAGGATTAAACAAGCTTTGGCAATTAAACTTGTCGCTTGATGAACTAGCTGAACTAGGTGCAAAAATCGGTTCGGATGTATCTTTTTGTGTTTACGGTGGCACCGCTCTTGCAAAAGGACGTGGAGAAATAATCCAACAATTACCGACTCCACCAAATTGCTGGGTCATTTTAGCGAAACCAACCATAGGCGTTTCTACAGCCGATGTATATGGCGCATTTGATGTTACAACAGCGCAGCATCCAAATACACAAGCAATGATCCAAGCGCTCGAGGATGGCGATTACGATGCGATGTGTGCCAACCTTGGCAATGCACTTGAGAGCGTTACGTTGAAGCTATATCCAGAAGTAGAACAAATTAAAGAGCAGATGAAAAAGTTTGGTGCAGATGCCGTATTAATGAGTGGGAGTGGCCCGACAGTTTTTGGGTTGGTCTACCAAGAAGCGCGTATTCCGCGTATATATAATGGCTTGCGTGGCTTTTGTTCGGAAGTATACGCAGTACGGTTGATTGGTGAACGAGAGCCCCTTGCTTAA
- the purR gene encoding pur operon repressor — MKWKRSERLVDMTHFLLEHPHKLISLSYFSELYQSAKSSISEDLGIVKETFEEKGIGLLMTVPGAAGGVKYVPKLQAGEIKTVIADLMEELSHSDRLLPGGYLYMTDVLGNPEMMNRVGKVFATAFAKEKIDVIMTVATKGIPIAHAIARHLNVPVVIVRRDSKVTEGSTVSINYVSGSSRRIQTMVLSKRSMKSGQRVLITDDFMKVGGTMNGMKNLLEEFECTLAGVAVLVEAEHSDERLVEKYLSLVKLHEVSEKERTIALEEGNYFENGGI, encoded by the coding sequence TTGAAGTGGAAGCGCAGTGAACGGCTTGTTGATATGACACATTTTTTATTAGAACATCCACATAAATTGATTTCGCTATCTTATTTCTCGGAGCTGTATCAATCAGCTAAGTCATCTATTAGTGAAGATTTAGGGATTGTTAAAGAAACGTTTGAAGAAAAAGGGATTGGTTTGTTGATGACTGTACCGGGAGCAGCTGGCGGCGTTAAATATGTTCCGAAGCTTCAAGCTGGTGAAATCAAAACCGTGATAGCAGACTTGATGGAAGAGTTAAGCCATTCGGATCGACTGTTGCCAGGTGGCTATTTGTATATGACCGATGTACTTGGCAATCCAGAAATGATGAACCGAGTTGGTAAAGTATTTGCGACAGCATTTGCAAAAGAGAAAATTGATGTCATCATGACGGTAGCAACAAAAGGCATTCCAATTGCCCACGCCATTGCGCGTCACTTAAATGTGCCAGTGGTAATTGTCCGTAGAGACAGCAAAGTTACTGAAGGGTCTACAGTCAGCATTAATTATGTATCGGGTTCATCTAGACGCATACAGACAATGGTGTTGTCAAAACGTAGCATGAAGAGCGGACAGCGTGTCTTAATTACCGATGACTTTATGAAAGTCGGCGGAACGATGAATGGTATGAAAAACTTGCTTGAAGAGTTTGAATGCACGTTAGCGGGCGTCGCTGTACTCGTTGAAGCAGAGCATTCAGATGAACGTCTTGTCGAGAAGTATTTATCTCTCGTTAAATTGCATGAAGTTAGTGAAAAAGAACGGACCATTGCATTAGAAGAAGGAAATTACTTTGAAAACGGGGGAATTTAA
- a CDS encoding RidA family protein — protein sequence MNFVATNKAAAAIGPYSQGVVSGGLLYSSGQIPLTATGELVDGSIADQTHQVFSNLKAVLAEAGSSLNDVIKTTVFIKDMNDFVALNEIYASYFGDHKPARSTVEVARLPKDVKVEIEVIAKVSE from the coding sequence ATGAATTTCGTAGCGACAAACAAAGCAGCAGCTGCAATCGGACCATATTCACAAGGTGTAGTTTCAGGAGGACTTTTGTATAGCTCAGGTCAAATTCCATTAACAGCAACCGGTGAATTGGTTGATGGCTCTATCGCCGACCAAACTCATCAAGTATTTTCAAATCTAAAAGCAGTCCTTGCAGAAGCAGGTTCATCTCTTAATGATGTTATTAAAACCACAGTTTTTATTAAAGATATGAATGATTTCGTTGCCTTAAACGAAATTTATGCAAGTTATTTTGGCGATCATAAACCAGCGCGTTCGACAGTTGAAGTGGCGCGGTTGCCAAAAGACGTAAAAGTAGAAATCGAAGTTATCGCAAAAGTGAGCGAGTAA
- the spoVG gene encoding septation regulator SpoVG, translating into MEVTDVRLRRVQTDGRMRAIASITLDNEFVIHDIRVIDGNDGLFVAMPSKRTPDGEFRDIAHPINSSARTKLQEAVLTAYEQSESESVLENAGV; encoded by the coding sequence ATGGAAGTAACAGATGTGAGACTACGACGTGTACAAACCGACGGTCGAATGAGAGCAATCGCCTCCATCACGCTGGATAACGAATTTGTGATTCATGACATTCGTGTAATTGATGGAAACGATGGCTTGTTTGTAGCGATGCCGAGCAAAAGAACGCCAGATGGAGAATTTCGAGATATTGCCCATCCGATCAACTCGAGCGCACGCACGAAATTGCAAGAAGCCGTCTTAACTGCATATGAGCAAAGTGAAAGCGAATCGGTCTTAGAAAATGCCGGCGTTTAA
- the glmU gene encoding bifunctional UDP-N-acetylglucosamine diphosphorylase/glucosamine-1-phosphate N-acetyltransferase GlmU: protein MANTYAVILAAGQGTRMKSKLYKVLHPVCGMPMVEHVTNNVEQLGVEKIVTVVGHGAEKVQQQLGEKSEYALQAEQLGTAHAVQQTASLIEGLAGTTLVVCGDTPLIRPETMQALLDQHAETRAKATILTAIAENPTGYGRILRNSDGIVEKIVEQKDASPEEQQVKEINTGTYCFDNEALFEALQLVSNDNVQGEYYLPDVIEILQKQGEIVAAYATDSFDETLGVNDRVALSQAESTMRKRIAEKHMRAGVSIIDPATAYISAQAEIGADTIIHPNVTIAGDTKIGEDCIISSNSQIVNSVIGDRTTIRSSEIYDSSIGTDTAVGPFAHVRPQSVLGNDVKIGNFVEVKKAEIGNDSKVSHLSYIGDATVGTGVNIGCGTITVNYDGKNKFQTIIEDDTFIGCNSNLIAPVTVGKGSYVAAGSTISKNVPEDSLAIARSRQENKEGYASRLNKKK from the coding sequence ATGGCAAATACATATGCAGTAATTTTAGCAGCGGGTCAAGGAACGCGCATGAAGTCGAAGTTGTACAAAGTACTTCATCCGGTCTGTGGTATGCCAATGGTTGAACATGTAACAAATAATGTTGAGCAACTCGGTGTTGAGAAAATCGTTACAGTTGTCGGCCACGGTGCTGAGAAAGTTCAACAGCAACTAGGGGAAAAAAGTGAATACGCTTTGCAAGCTGAGCAGCTTGGAACGGCTCATGCGGTACAGCAAACAGCTTCATTGATCGAAGGTTTAGCGGGCACAACTTTGGTTGTTTGTGGCGACACACCATTAATTCGTCCAGAAACGATGCAAGCCTTACTTGACCAGCATGCTGAAACTAGAGCAAAAGCAACAATTTTAACAGCAATTGCAGAAAATCCGACAGGTTACGGTCGAATTCTTCGCAATAGCGACGGCATTGTTGAAAAAATCGTTGAGCAAAAAGATGCTTCTCCAGAAGAGCAACAAGTAAAAGAAATCAATACAGGAACATATTGCTTTGATAATGAAGCGTTATTTGAAGCGTTACAATTGGTTTCTAATGATAATGTTCAAGGTGAATATTATTTGCCGGATGTTATTGAAATTCTTCAAAAGCAAGGTGAAATCGTTGCTGCTTATGCAACAGATAGCTTTGATGAAACATTGGGAGTCAATGACCGCGTTGCGTTAAGCCAAGCTGAGAGCACTATGCGCAAACGAATTGCTGAAAAGCATATGAGAGCGGGCGTTTCGATTATTGATCCGGCAACTGCTTATATTAGTGCACAAGCCGAAATCGGAGCAGATACGATTATTCATCCGAATGTAACAATTGCAGGCGACACAAAAATTGGCGAAGACTGCATTATTTCTTCAAACAGCCAAATCGTTAACAGCGTGATCGGTGACCGTACAACAATTCGTAGTTCAGAAATTTACGATAGCAGCATTGGTACAGATACAGCTGTAGGGCCATTTGCGCACGTTCGTCCACAATCAGTTTTAGGCAACGATGTGAAAATCGGTAACTTTGTCGAAGTGAAAAAAGCAGAAATCGGTAACGATAGTAAGGTTTCTCATTTGAGCTATATTGGCGATGCTACTGTCGGAACAGGTGTGAATATCGGCTGTGGAACCATCACTGTAAATTATGATGGCAAAAATAAATTCCAAACCATTATTGAAGATGACACATTCATCGGTTGTAATTCAAATCTGATTGCACCGGTTACTGTAGGCAAAGGATCATACGTTGCCGCAGGATCTACGATTTCCAAAAATGTACCTGAGGATTCATTGGCGATTGCACGTTCACGCCAAGAAAATAAAGAAGGCTATGCAAGTAGATTAAACAAGAAAAAATAG
- a CDS encoding ribose-phosphate diphosphokinase, translating into MGYQNANSKLKIFSLNSNQELAEEISEHAGIPLGKSSVTHFSDGEIQINIEESIRGYDVFIVQSTSQPVNENLMELLIMIDAVKRASARTVNVVMPYYGYARQDRKARSREPITAKLVANLLETAGATRVIVLDLHAPQIQGFFDILIDHLVAVPLLSDYFLNESGVDLENVIIVSPDHGGVTRARKMADRLKAPIAIIDKRRPKPNVAEVMNIVGNVEGKTAIIIDDIIDTAGTISIAASALIESGAKEVFACCTHPVLSGPAVQRINDSVIKELIITNSIALPEEKKSPKIKQLSVARLLAETIVRVHEQKSVSTLFD; encoded by the coding sequence ATGGGCTATCAAAATGCAAACTCGAAATTGAAAATCTTTTCATTGAATTCGAACCAGGAGCTAGCGGAAGAAATTTCTGAACATGCAGGTATTCCACTTGGAAAAAGTTCAGTAACACATTTCAGCGATGGTGAAATCCAAATTAATATTGAAGAAAGTATTCGTGGCTACGACGTATTTATCGTGCAATCGACTTCTCAGCCGGTCAACGAAAACTTGATGGAATTATTAATTATGATTGATGCTGTTAAACGTGCTTCTGCCCGCACAGTCAATGTTGTAATGCCTTACTATGGTTATGCGCGACAAGACCGTAAAGCCCGTTCACGTGAACCGATTACAGCGAAATTAGTAGCGAACTTATTGGAAACTGCAGGAGCAACTCGTGTCATCGTACTTGATTTGCATGCTCCTCAAATTCAAGGGTTCTTCGATATTTTGATTGACCACTTGGTAGCCGTACCATTGCTTTCTGATTATTTCTTGAATGAAAGTGGCGTTGACCTTGAAAATGTCATCATCGTTTCACCAGACCACGGCGGGGTTACACGCGCTCGTAAAATGGCGGATCGTTTGAAAGCACCAATCGCCATTATTGATAAACGTCGTCCAAAACCAAATGTTGCTGAAGTCATGAACATTGTAGGGAATGTAGAAGGCAAAACAGCCATCATTATCGATGATATTATTGATACAGCAGGTACAATTTCCATTGCTGCGAGTGCATTAATCGAAAGCGGTGCGAAAGAAGTTTTTGCATGCTGTACACACCCAGTCCTTTCTGGTCCAGCTGTGCAACGTATTAATGATTCGGTTATCAAGGAATTGATCATTACCAATTCGATTGCATTGCCTGAAGAAAAGAAATCTCCTAAGATCAAGCAGTTATCTGTAGCTCGTTTGCTAGCTGAGACAATTGTTCGTGTTCACGAACAAAAATCTGTCAGCACTTTATTTGATTGA
- a CDS encoding 50S ribosomal protein L25/general stress protein Ctc, producing MVKMTAQKRESSNKNSALTELRGQGNVPGVVYGFKTETTPVTVTEIDLIKTLRESGRNGVIKLEIDGTTKNVVLSDYQMDALKGSFKHVDFLAINMSDELEVAAAVHLTGESVGEKEGGFVTQPNREVNIRVKPSDIPDALEVDISKLEIGETITVGDIRETVSYEILDEDDFILVSATAPRTQDEMDELESGTEENAEPEVVGSEDSKEEDKEA from the coding sequence ATGGTAAAAATGACTGCACAAAAAAGAGAAAGCAGCAATAAAAATTCTGCATTAACGGAACTTCGTGGACAAGGCAATGTGCCGGGCGTAGTTTATGGTTTTAAAACAGAGACAACACCAGTGACAGTAACTGAAATTGATTTGATTAAAACGTTACGTGAATCTGGACGTAATGGCGTTATCAAATTGGAAATTGACGGTACGACTAAAAACGTCGTATTAAGCGACTATCAAATGGATGCGTTAAAAGGTAGCTTTAAGCATGTCGACTTTTTAGCAATCAATATGTCAGATGAGCTAGAAGTAGCTGCAGCTGTTCACTTAACTGGCGAATCAGTTGGTGAAAAAGAAGGCGGATTTGTTACTCAGCCGAACCGCGAAGTAAATATTCGTGTGAAACCATCTGATATTCCAGATGCACTAGAAGTAGACATCTCGAAATTGGAAATCGGCGAAACGATCACGGTTGGTGATATTCGTGAAACGGTATCTTATGAAATCCTTGACGAAGATGACTTTATCCTTGTTTCTGCAACTGCACCTCGTACACAAGATGAAATGGACGAACTTGAGTCTGGAACAGAAGAAAATGCAGAACCAGAAGTGGTTGGTAGCGAAGATTCTAAAGAAGAAGATAAAGAAGCATAA
- the pth gene encoding aminoacyl-tRNA hydrolase, whose translation MKLIIGLGNPGKAYEDTRHNIGFKVIDYLASQWNAPLTQSKFKGMYSVSHRPEGKVMLLKPLTYMNLSGESVGALMDYYNIDLKDILVIYDDLDLPTGQLRLRQKGSAGGHNGIKSLIQHVGNQEFNRLRIGISRPPTGMKVPDYVLQRFSKEEIPEMTAAIKKSAAACETWLSKPYVEVMNEFNGV comes from the coding sequence ATGAAATTGATTATCGGCCTGGGCAATCCGGGCAAAGCATATGAAGATACGCGTCATAATATCGGCTTTAAAGTAATCGATTACTTGGCGAGCCAATGGAATGCACCGCTAACACAATCTAAGTTTAAAGGCATGTATTCTGTGAGTCACCGACCTGAAGGCAAAGTGATGTTGTTAAAGCCATTAACATACATGAATTTATCCGGTGAGAGCGTAGGAGCATTAATGGATTACTATAATATTGATTTAAAAGATATACTCGTTATTTACGATGACTTGGATTTGCCGACAGGGCAACTAAGATTACGTCAAAAAGGCAGTGCAGGTGGTCATAATGGCATTAAATCGTTAATTCAGCATGTAGGAAATCAGGAATTTAACCGTTTGCGCATTGGGATTAGCCGTCCCCCAACAGGTATGAAAGTACCGGATTATGTATTGCAGCGATTTTCGAAAGAAGAAATCCCAGAAATGACTGCGGCGATTAAAAAAAGTGCAGCTGCTTGTGAAACATGGCTATCTAAACCTTATGTAGAAGTTATGAATGAGTTTAATGGAGTTTAA